One region of Juglans microcarpa x Juglans regia isolate MS1-56 chromosome 7S, Jm3101_v1.0, whole genome shotgun sequence genomic DNA includes:
- the LOC121240573 gene encoding metal tolerance protein B isoform X1: MRSNSYTSPPYRLLSVFSSASQQMEQEETPILRTNSQVEIEIPVVSEKNEIHSLPQSLSCKHLCAFSRQENSTLESEQRSKSVVKLCGLIIFYIIVIIVEIFGGVKANSLAVITDAAHLLSDVAGLSISLFTVWASGWAATSHHSFGYNRLEVLGALLSVQLIWLISGILIYEAIDRILYKNAKVNGMLMFAIAAFGFIINCLMVAWLGHNHDHSHTHHACGHMDHNHDHEKEELCATTEEETNLVSDSPEKSKILNINVQGAYLHVLTDLIQSVGVMIAGAIIWAKPDWLVVDLICTLIFAVLALSTTVSMLRNICGILMERTPIEIDIDKLENGLKCIKGVQDVHDLHVWAITAGKIVLSCHVTADPLVSSSELICKIRDFCERTYRIHHVTVQIE; encoded by the exons ATGAGATCAAATTCGTATACGAGTCCCCCTTACAGGCTTCTCTCTGTCTTTTCATCTGCTTCTCAG CAGATGGAGCAAGAGGAAACGCCCATCTTGAGAACAAATTCCCAGGTGGAAATTGAGATTCCAGTAGtttctgaaaaaaatgaaatccacTCCCTGCCACAGAGTTTATCTTGCAAACATCTTTGTGCTTTCTCCAGACAAGAAAATAGTACTTTGGAGTCAGAACAACGATCAAAGTCGGTGGTAAAACTATGTGgacttatcattttttatataatagtaataatagtaGAGATTTTTGGTGGTGTGAAAGCCAACAGCCTTGCAGTTATCACAGATGCAGCCCACTTGCTCTCTGATGTTGCTGGATTGTCCATTTCTCTTTTCACTGTATGGGCTTCAGGTTGGGCGGCAACATCTCACCATTCTTTCGGATACAATCGTCTTGAGGTTTTGGGTGCCCTTCTATCTGTGCAGCTTATATGGTTGATCTCTGGGATTTTAATTTATGAAGCCATTGACAGAATTCTTTACAAAAACGCAAAGGTGAATGGGATGCTTATGTTTGCGATTGCAGCATTTGGATTTATTATTAACTGTCTGATGGTCGCATGGCTTGGTCACAATCACGACCACAGCCACACTCATCATGCCTGTGGACACATGGATCATAATCATGATCATGAAAAGGAGGAACTATGTGCAACAACTGAAGAGGAGACTAACTTGGTGTCAGATTCTCCAGAAAAGTCcaaaatattaaacataaatGTCCAAGGTGCTTACCTGCATGTCTTGACTGATCTGATTCAGTCTGTGGGGGTGATGATTGCTGGAGCCATCATATGGGCAAAACCAGATTGGTTAGTGGTTGATCTGATCTGTACTCTTATATTTGCAGTTCTTGCTTTAAGTACTACTGTGTCTATGCTTAGAAATATATGCGGCATACTGATGGAGAGGACTCCAATAGAGATTGATATTGATAAGCTAGAAAATGGCCTCAAGTGTATCAAAGGAGTTCAGGATGTTCATGACCTACATGTTTGGGCAATAACTGCGGGGAAAATTGTGTTATCTTGCCATGTAACAGCTGATCCTCTAGTTTCCTCGAGTGAATTGATTTGCAAGATCAGAGATTTCTGTGAAAGAACATACAGAATACATCATGTAACTGTGCAAATTGAATAG
- the LOC121240575 gene encoding ras-related protein Rab11C, with amino-acid sequence MAHRVDHEYDYLFKIVLIGDSGVGKSNILSRFTRNEFCLESKSTIGVEFATRTLQVEGKTVKAQIWDTAGQERYRAITSAYYRGAVGALLVYDITKRQTFDNVQRWLRELRDHADSNIVIMMVGNKSDLSHLRAVTEDDGQALAEKEGLSFLETSALEATNIEKAFQTILTEIYQIISKKALAAQEAAASTTVPGQGTTINVSDTSGNANKKACCST; translated from the exons ATGGCGCATAGGGTGGACCACGAGTACGACTACCTTTTCAAGATCGTCTTGATCGGCGACTCCGGGGTCGGCAAGTCTAACATTCTTTCCAGATTCACGCGCAACGAGTTCTGCTTGGAGTCCAAGTCCACCATCGGCGTCGAGTTCGCCACTAGAACTCTCCAG GTGGAGGGAAAAACGGTGAAGGCACAGATATGGGATACGGCAGGTCAGGAGCGATACCGTGCTATCACCAGTGCTTACTATAGAGGAGCTGTCGGGGCACTGCTTGTCTATGACATAACTAAGAGGCAAACTTTTGACAATGTCCAAAGGTGGCTTCGGGAATTGAGGGACCATGCAGATTCTAATATTGTCATCATGATGGTGGGAAATAAATCCGACTTGAGCCATCTTAGAGCTGTTACAGAGGATGATGGTCAGGCCTTGGCTGAAAAGGAAGGCCTCTCATTTCTTGAGACATCAGCTTTGGAAGCGACAAACATCGAGAAGGCATTCCAGACCATTTTGACAGAGATCTACCAAATCATAAGCAAAAAAGCATTGGCAGCTCAGGAAGCCGCTGCCAGTACCACTGTTCCTGGCCAAGGAACCACCATCAATGTTTCTGATACATCAGGGAATGCGAACAAGAAAGCTTGCTGCTCTACTTAA
- the LOC121240573 gene encoding metal tolerance protein B isoform X3 translates to MEQEETPILRTNSQVEIEIPVVSEKNEIHSLPQSLSCKHLCAFSRQENSTLESEQRSKSVVKLCGLIIFYIIVIIVEIFGGVKANSLAVITDAAHLLSDVAGLSISLFTVWASGWAATSHHSFGYNRLEVLGALLSVQLIWLISGILIYEAIDRILYKNAKVNGMLMFAIAAFGFIINCLMVAWLGHNHDHSHTHHACGHMDHNHDHEKEELCATTEEETNLVSDSPEKSKILNINVQGAYLHVLTDLIQSVGVMIAGAIIWAKPDWLVVDLICTLIFAVLALSTTVSMLRNICGILMERTPIEIDIDKLENGLKCIKGVQDVHDLHVWAITAGKIVLSCHVTADPLVSSSELICKIRDFCERTYRIHHVTVQIE, encoded by the coding sequence ATGGAGCAAGAGGAAACGCCCATCTTGAGAACAAATTCCCAGGTGGAAATTGAGATTCCAGTAGtttctgaaaaaaatgaaatccacTCCCTGCCACAGAGTTTATCTTGCAAACATCTTTGTGCTTTCTCCAGACAAGAAAATAGTACTTTGGAGTCAGAACAACGATCAAAGTCGGTGGTAAAACTATGTGgacttatcattttttatataatagtaataatagtaGAGATTTTTGGTGGTGTGAAAGCCAACAGCCTTGCAGTTATCACAGATGCAGCCCACTTGCTCTCTGATGTTGCTGGATTGTCCATTTCTCTTTTCACTGTATGGGCTTCAGGTTGGGCGGCAACATCTCACCATTCTTTCGGATACAATCGTCTTGAGGTTTTGGGTGCCCTTCTATCTGTGCAGCTTATATGGTTGATCTCTGGGATTTTAATTTATGAAGCCATTGACAGAATTCTTTACAAAAACGCAAAGGTGAATGGGATGCTTATGTTTGCGATTGCAGCATTTGGATTTATTATTAACTGTCTGATGGTCGCATGGCTTGGTCACAATCACGACCACAGCCACACTCATCATGCCTGTGGACACATGGATCATAATCATGATCATGAAAAGGAGGAACTATGTGCAACAACTGAAGAGGAGACTAACTTGGTGTCAGATTCTCCAGAAAAGTCcaaaatattaaacataaatGTCCAAGGTGCTTACCTGCATGTCTTGACTGATCTGATTCAGTCTGTGGGGGTGATGATTGCTGGAGCCATCATATGGGCAAAACCAGATTGGTTAGTGGTTGATCTGATCTGTACTCTTATATTTGCAGTTCTTGCTTTAAGTACTACTGTGTCTATGCTTAGAAATATATGCGGCATACTGATGGAGAGGACTCCAATAGAGATTGATATTGATAAGCTAGAAAATGGCCTCAAGTGTATCAAAGGAGTTCAGGATGTTCATGACCTACATGTTTGGGCAATAACTGCGGGGAAAATTGTGTTATCTTGCCATGTAACAGCTGATCCTCTAGTTTCCTCGAGTGAATTGATTTGCAAGATCAGAGATTTCTGTGAAAGAACATACAGAATACATCATGTAACTGTGCAAATTGAATAG
- the LOC121240573 gene encoding metal tolerance protein B isoform X2 translates to MRSNSYTSPPYRLLSVFSSASQMEQEETPILRTNSQVEIEIPVVSEKNEIHSLPQSLSCKHLCAFSRQENSTLESEQRSKSVVKLCGLIIFYIIVIIVEIFGGVKANSLAVITDAAHLLSDVAGLSISLFTVWASGWAATSHHSFGYNRLEVLGALLSVQLIWLISGILIYEAIDRILYKNAKVNGMLMFAIAAFGFIINCLMVAWLGHNHDHSHTHHACGHMDHNHDHEKEELCATTEEETNLVSDSPEKSKILNINVQGAYLHVLTDLIQSVGVMIAGAIIWAKPDWLVVDLICTLIFAVLALSTTVSMLRNICGILMERTPIEIDIDKLENGLKCIKGVQDVHDLHVWAITAGKIVLSCHVTADPLVSSSELICKIRDFCERTYRIHHVTVQIE, encoded by the exons ATGAGATCAAATTCGTATACGAGTCCCCCTTACAGGCTTCTCTCTGTCTTTTCATCTGCTTCTCAG ATGGAGCAAGAGGAAACGCCCATCTTGAGAACAAATTCCCAGGTGGAAATTGAGATTCCAGTAGtttctgaaaaaaatgaaatccacTCCCTGCCACAGAGTTTATCTTGCAAACATCTTTGTGCTTTCTCCAGACAAGAAAATAGTACTTTGGAGTCAGAACAACGATCAAAGTCGGTGGTAAAACTATGTGgacttatcattttttatataatagtaataatagtaGAGATTTTTGGTGGTGTGAAAGCCAACAGCCTTGCAGTTATCACAGATGCAGCCCACTTGCTCTCTGATGTTGCTGGATTGTCCATTTCTCTTTTCACTGTATGGGCTTCAGGTTGGGCGGCAACATCTCACCATTCTTTCGGATACAATCGTCTTGAGGTTTTGGGTGCCCTTCTATCTGTGCAGCTTATATGGTTGATCTCTGGGATTTTAATTTATGAAGCCATTGACAGAATTCTTTACAAAAACGCAAAGGTGAATGGGATGCTTATGTTTGCGATTGCAGCATTTGGATTTATTATTAACTGTCTGATGGTCGCATGGCTTGGTCACAATCACGACCACAGCCACACTCATCATGCCTGTGGACACATGGATCATAATCATGATCATGAAAAGGAGGAACTATGTGCAACAACTGAAGAGGAGACTAACTTGGTGTCAGATTCTCCAGAAAAGTCcaaaatattaaacataaatGTCCAAGGTGCTTACCTGCATGTCTTGACTGATCTGATTCAGTCTGTGGGGGTGATGATTGCTGGAGCCATCATATGGGCAAAACCAGATTGGTTAGTGGTTGATCTGATCTGTACTCTTATATTTGCAGTTCTTGCTTTAAGTACTACTGTGTCTATGCTTAGAAATATATGCGGCATACTGATGGAGAGGACTCCAATAGAGATTGATATTGATAAGCTAGAAAATGGCCTCAAGTGTATCAAAGGAGTTCAGGATGTTCATGACCTACATGTTTGGGCAATAACTGCGGGGAAAATTGTGTTATCTTGCCATGTAACAGCTGATCCTCTAGTTTCCTCGAGTGAATTGATTTGCAAGATCAGAGATTTCTGTGAAAGAACATACAGAATACATCATGTAACTGTGCAAATTGAATAG